One genomic segment of Mytilus galloprovincialis chromosome 5, xbMytGall1.hap1.1, whole genome shotgun sequence includes these proteins:
- the LOC143075402 gene encoding uncharacterized protein LOC143075402 — translation MSLGRRKMVNIAFPSIWLFMMTVLLIRCTSVHSISSDEIETINNGLEIGKSIAELLEKMEFEQVLTKIGKGVGPFLGAIGPFIGIISTFFQSESAELAYMKKMMKYIDSRFDQMDKRFDNIEQMIKWNVVQVNFGQIEQRIKAMEHELRNLYSVPSEAVENRKKIYILHYESDYQNSGTKLYHAIVNNQSIFQEDLCTSVLRYTDNDRKMTQVFLLGVMKLLLQAVKIELAYLYVNKYIHNANFTKSLWINRIKEVQKKFNDTDVHCINVYLSESKEDIDEYLKKNKGTKFKTKNGFVTGLFNLLAGKYYWRDWIVFAYNHVYNKYQIGRVSGGYMMKITKYGRLLVTSVDKNHPVANFSRAEQKMKTRPMTYRSGNWFRGYKNYLRPVRYVYNSLDKTDASLVSITMCWDKIIISCDTKRLLTVDRCPTYKLAMWG, via the exons ATGAGTTTAGGTAGAAGAAAAATGGTAAACATTG CGTTTCCATCAATATGGTTATTTATGATGACTGTTTTGTTAATTCGTTGTACATCTGTCCACAGTATATCTTCGGATGAAATTGAAACGATAAATAATGGACTAGAAATTGGAAAAAGTATAGCTGAACTGCTTGAAAAGATGGAATTTGAACAAGTTTTAACAAAGATCGGAAAAGGTGTCGGTCCTTTTCTTGGTGCAATAGGTCCCTTCATAGGTATCATATCGACATTCTTTCAATCCGAATCTGCGGAGTTGGCTTACATGAAAAAGATGATGAAGTATATTGATTCACGTTTTGATCAAATGGATAAGCGATTTGACAATATAGAACAAATGATTAAGTGGAACGTCGTGCAAGTCAATTTCGGTCAGATTGAACAACGGATAAAGGCGATGGAGCATGAATTGAGAAACCTGTATAGTGTTCCCTCTGAAGCAGTCGAAAATAgaaaaaagatttatattttgCATTATGAAAGTGATTACCAGAATAGCGGCACGAAATTGTACCACGCCATTGTCAATAATCAAAGTATATTCCAAGAAGATCTATGTACTTCTGTCTTACGTTATACAGACAATGACCGCAAAATGACACAGGTATTTCTTCTCGGAGTTATGAAACTTCTCTTGCAGGCTGTAAAAATAGAATTAGCCTATCTTTATGTtaacaaatatattcataatGCAAATTTTACAAAGTCACTATGGATAAATCGAATAAAGGAGGTCCAAAAGAAGTTTAACGATACTGACGTTCATTGCATCAATGTATATTTGTCCGAATCCAAAGAGGATATTGacgaatatttaaaaaaaaacaagggtaCTAAGTTTAAGACAAAGAATGGATTTGTCACTGGCCTTTTCAATCTGCTTGCAGGAAAGTACTACTGGAGGGATTGGATTGTTTTCGCTTATAATCATGTTTACAATAAATACCAAATTGGACGTGTCAGTGGCGGATACATGATGAAAATAACCAAATATGGACGCCTATTAGTGACAAGTGTGGACAAGAACCATCCGGTCGCGAATTTTTCAAGAGCTgaacagaaaatgaaaacaagACCAATGACATATCGGTCTGGAAATTGGTTTAGAGGATATAAGAATTACCTTCGACCAGTTAGATATGTATATAACTCCTTAGACAAAACAGACGCATCATTAGTTAGTATCACAATGTGTTGGGATAAGATAATCATCAGTTGTGACACTAAAAGGCTCTTAACCGTTGACAGATGTCCAACCTATAAGCTCGCCATGTGGGGATGA